A region of Kribbella sp. NBC_01245 DNA encodes the following proteins:
- a CDS encoding RtcB family protein: MNFPVPLSGAKSSTLMWAHEHEVGAAALTQLRNIAALPWVHGVRVMPDVHLGKGATVGSVIAMRQAVSPAAVGVDIGCGMEGVLTSLTAADLPDDLSAIRGRIEDAVPVGFKAHESAVTPRKLPGGGDDWSWKNFWAKFTSLHEGVQDRERKAMLQMGTLGGGNHFIEVCLDEVGRVWLMLHSGSRNIGKELAERHMRIAKAMPHNADLPDRDLAVFLSGTVEMDAYRRDLTWAQEYAARNRAIMLGLLCQVIRESFPTAGVTFEQPISCHHNYVAEETIDGLDLLVTRKGAIRAGLGDLGLIPGSMGTGSYVVRGLGSAQSFYSASHGAGRRMSRNEAKRRFTVDDLVAQTAGVESRKDAGVLDELPAAYKDIESVIAAQSDLVEVVAHLKQVICVKG, from the coding sequence ATGAACTTCCCGGTCCCACTGAGCGGTGCGAAGAGCTCCACTCTGATGTGGGCACACGAACACGAGGTCGGCGCCGCGGCGCTGACGCAGTTGCGTAACATCGCGGCCCTGCCGTGGGTGCATGGCGTCCGGGTGATGCCGGATGTGCATCTCGGCAAGGGCGCCACGGTCGGCTCGGTCATCGCGATGCGGCAGGCGGTCTCGCCCGCGGCGGTCGGGGTGGACATCGGCTGTGGCATGGAAGGCGTACTCACGTCGCTCACGGCGGCGGATCTGCCCGACGACCTGTCGGCGATCCGCGGCCGGATCGAGGACGCCGTACCGGTCGGCTTCAAGGCACACGAGTCGGCCGTCACGCCGCGCAAGCTCCCAGGTGGTGGTGACGACTGGAGCTGGAAGAACTTCTGGGCCAAGTTCACCAGCCTGCACGAGGGTGTGCAGGACCGGGAACGTAAGGCCATGTTGCAGATGGGCACACTCGGAGGCGGTAACCACTTCATCGAGGTCTGCCTCGATGAAGTGGGCCGCGTCTGGCTGATGTTGCACTCGGGCAGCCGGAACATCGGCAAGGAACTGGCCGAGCGGCACATGCGAATCGCCAAGGCGATGCCGCACAACGCCGATCTGCCGGATCGCGATCTCGCCGTATTCCTGAGTGGCACCGTGGAGATGGACGCCTACCGCCGCGACCTGACCTGGGCCCAGGAGTACGCCGCCCGCAACCGGGCCATCATGCTCGGCCTGCTCTGCCAGGTCATCCGCGAGTCGTTCCCGACCGCGGGTGTCACGTTCGAGCAGCCGATCTCGTGCCACCACAACTACGTGGCCGAGGAGACGATCGACGGTCTCGACCTGCTCGTCACCCGCAAGGGCGCGATCCGGGCCGGCCTCGGCGACCTCGGGCTGATCCCGGGTTCGATGGGCACGGGCTCGTACGTCGTACGCGGGCTGGGGTCGGCGCAGTCGTTCTACTCGGCGTCGCATGGCGCCGGGCGGCGGATGAGCCGGAACGAGGCCAAGCGCCGGTTCACCGTCGACGACCTCGTCGCACAGACCGCCGGGGTCGAGTCGCGGAAGGACGCGGGCGTGCTGGACGAATTGCCGGCCGCCTACAAGGACATTGAGTCGGTCATCGCGGCTCAGTCCGACCTGGTCGAGGTGGTCGCTCACCTCAAGCAGGTGATCTGTGTGAAGGGATGA
- a CDS encoding HNH endonuclease: MSGVIVLNASYEQLHVVSIPHAIRMLVREVAVVEEAHDDARIGPFPLPRVLRLVRYVVTKWRYATGRLQYTRAGVLRRDKFHCAYCGRPGATTMDHVVPRSRGGRGEWLNAVAAHATCNEKKGNRTPDEAGMPLLWQPWIPSRAELSI; encoded by the coding sequence AGCAACTGCACGTCGTCTCCATCCCGCATGCCATCCGGATGCTCGTCCGGGAGGTCGCGGTGGTCGAGGAAGCGCACGACGACGCCCGCATCGGGCCATTCCCTCTACCGCGCGTGCTGCGCCTCGTCCGGTACGTCGTGACCAAGTGGCGCTACGCCACCGGCCGCCTGCAGTACACCCGCGCCGGCGTGCTCCGGCGCGACAAGTTCCACTGCGCGTATTGCGGCCGCCCTGGCGCGACCACGATGGACCACGTCGTACCGCGCTCCCGTGGTGGACGCGGTGAGTGGCTGAACGCTGTCGCCGCGCACGCGACCTGCAACGAGAAGAAGGGCAACCGTACGCCCGACGAGGCCGGTATGCCCTTGCTCTGGCAGCCCTGGATCCCCTCCCGGGCCGAGCTCTCCATCTGA